The following coding sequences lie in one Syngnathoides biaculeatus isolate LvHL_M chromosome 16, ASM1980259v1, whole genome shotgun sequence genomic window:
- the dhx58 gene encoding probable ATP-dependent RNA helicase DHX58 — MSDLVLYEYQKEVVQRALRGENIIVWLPTGAGKTRAAVYVAQKHLKTTKVAKVVVLVTTVHLAKQHYSKEFFPHLGRDYAVKVVSSDSEEKDFMRATLSGTDVLICTAQILLNALGSDEEAKRVELSDVTLLVVDECHHTRKETAYNKIMRLYLEKKTSGDGRLPQVLGLTASPGTGGAKYLEKAVEHVLQICANLDCAIVSTQNFTEELNAKVPRPHKTFEIVEKRKQDPFGDHVQLLMRRIHRFLEPLADLPNEFGTQEYEGDVVALRNRGVRECNRRLQQCAIHLREYNEALLVNDTLQSKDSLDSLEDFYGGREKAVLDDTDRFLLDLFRENRSKMRTLAADPLFENPKMTQLETTLLRHFSPNVKSRGIVFSKTRKSTRCLHRWVLDNHVLHLAGVKPAIIMGSAAMTQHDRDDAIRNFHQGSVNLLLATSVAEEGLDVPQCNLVVRYGLLTNEIAQQQASGRARARDSHYSLIARRGGPEERRESLNTYLEGLTAEAVDRIHRMSPEEFDTKIAELQEQSAACGRTAAVRRAEKNGRYSADSVRLLCSNCLTPVARGSDIQLVEKTHYVNVNPDFKSLYNKGDRIILDKTFEDWDLGCIITCNIDNCNKQWGSELQYRKVALLPNVAIKHFALETPDGRTTVKNWKDIPFSVEDFSFSEYCLKNCADLLD; from the exons GTGCACCTGGCGAAGCAGCACTACAGCAAAGAGTTCTTCCCCCACCTGGGGCGCGACTACGCCGTGAAGGTGGTGAGCAGCGACAGCGAGGAGAAGGACTTCATGCGTGCGACGCTCAGCGGGACGGACGTACTCATCTGCACGGCGCAAATCCTCTTGAACGCGCTCGGGAGCGACGAGGAAGCCAAGCGCGTGGAGCTCTCGG ACGTCACGCTGCTGGTGGTGGACGAGTGTCATCACACGCGCAAGGAGACAGCGTACAACAAGATCATGAGGCTCTACCTGGAGAAGAAGACGAGCGGCGACGGACGCTTGCCGCAGGTCCTCGGCCTCACGGCCTCGCCGGGAACGGGAGGAGCCAAATATCTGGAAAAGGCTGTGGAGCATGTACTACAG ATCTGCGCCAACTTGGACTGTGCCATCGTCTCCACCCAAAACTTCACCGAGGAGCTCAACGCCAAAGTTCCCAGACCGCATAAAACCTTTGAGATTGTGGAGAAAAGGAAGCAA GACCCGTTCGGCGATCACGTGCAGCTGCTCATGCGACGCATCCACCGCTTCTTGGAGCCGCTTGCCGACCTCCCGAACGAGTTTGGCACCCAGGAGTACGAGGGCGATGTGGTCGCGCTGCGGAACAGAG GCGTGAGAGAGTGCAACAGGCGACTGCAGCAATGCGCCATCCACCTGCGCGAGTACAACGAGGCGCTGCTGGTGAACGACACGCTGCAGTCGAAGGACTCTCTGGATTCCCTGGAGGACTTCTACGGCGGCAGAGAGAAGGCCGTCCTCGATGACACCGACCGCTTTCTGCTCGATCTTTTCCGAG AGAACCGGAGTAAGATGAGGACGCTGGCGGCCGACCCGCTTTTTGAAAACCCCAAGATGACGCAGCTGGAGACCACCCTGCTGAGACACTTCAGCCCCAACGTGAAGTCTCGAGGAATCGTGTTCAGCAAGACTCGCAAGAGCACCCGCTGCCTGCACCGATGGGTCCTCGACAACCACGTTCTGCACTTAGCCGGCGTCAAGCCCGCCATCATAATGGGCAGCGCCGCCATGACGCAG CACGATCGGGACGACGCCATCCGCAACTTCCACCAGGGCTCGGTCAACCTCCTGTTAGCCACCAGCGTGGCCGAAGAGGGTCTGGACGTCCCCCAGTGCAACCTGGTGGTCCGCTACGGCCTGCTGACCAACGAGATCGCCCAGCAGCAGGCCAGCGGTCGCGCCCGGGCCCGAGACAGCCACTACTCGCTGATCGCCCGCCGCGGCGGCCCCGAGGAGCGACGGGAGAGCCTCAATACTTACCTGGAGGGGCTCACCGCCGAGGCTGTGGATAGAATCCACCGGATGAGCCCGGAAGAGTTCGACACCAAG ATTGCCGAGCTCCAGGAGCAGTCGGCCGCGTGCGGCCGGACGGCGGCGGTGCGCAGGGCGGAGAAGAACGGCCGCTACTCGGCCGACAGCGTCCGGCTGCTGTGCTCCAACTGCTTGACGCCTGTGGCGCGAGGCAGCGACATCCAGCTGGTGGAGAAAACTCATTACGTCAACGTCAACCCGGATTTCAA GAGTCTCTACAACAAGGGCGATCGGATCATCTTGGACAAAACCTTTGAGGACTGGGATTTGGGCTGCATCATCACCTGCAACATAGACAATTGCAACAAG CAATGGGGCTCTGAGCTGCAGTACCGCAAGGTGGCGCTGCTGCCAAATGTGGCCATCAAGCACTTTGCCCTCGAGACGCCCGACGGCAGGACCACGGTGAAGAACTGGAAGGACATCCCGTTCAGCGTGGAAGACTTCAGCTTCAGCGAATACTGCCTCAAAAACTGCGCAGACCTCCTGGACTAA